From a single Phalacrocorax aristotelis chromosome 1, bGulAri2.1, whole genome shotgun sequence genomic region:
- the TEAD4 gene encoding transcriptional enhancer factor TEF-3 isoform X6, which produces MYGRNELIARYIKLRTGKTRTRKQVSSHIQVLARRKAREIQAKLKDQAAKDKAMQSMATMSSAQIISATAFHSKMALPGLPRPAYPAVSGFWQGALQGQAGSSKDVKPFSQQPYAVQPPLPLAGFESPTGLSSSPSAPAWQGRRVASSKLWMLEFSAFLEQQQDQDTYNKHLFVHIGQSSPSYNDPYLEAVDIRQIYDKFPEKKGGLKELFERGPANAFFLVKFWADLNTNIEDESRSFYGVSSQYESPENMVITCSTKVCSFGKQVVEKVETEYARYENGHYSYRIHRSPLCEYMINFIHKLKHLPEKYMMNSVLENFTILQVVTNRDTQETLLCIAYVFEVSTSDHGAQHHIYRLVKD; this is translated from the exons GCCGAAATGAGCTGATTGCCCGCTATATTAAGCTGAGAACAGGGAAAACACGCACAAGGAAACAG GTATCTAGTCACATCCAGGTCCTGGCAAGGCGGAAAGCTAGAGAGATCCAAGCTAAGCTCAAG GACCAGGCAGCTAAAGATAAAGCCATGCAGAGTATGGCTACAATGTCATCTGCCCAGATTATCTCTGCAACTGCCTTCCATAGTAAAATGGCCTTGCCTGGTCTCCCACGACCAGCCTACCCTGCAGTTTCTGGG TTTTGGCAAGGAGCTTTGCAAGGTCAAGCTGGATCTTCGAAAGA CGTGAAACCTTTTTCTCAACAACCTTACGCTGTACAGCCTCCGCTGCCATTAGCAG GGTTTGAGTCTCCTACTGGCCTCTCATCTTCCCCATCAGCACCAGCTTGGCAAGGACGAAGGGTTGCTAGCTCCAAACTTTGGATGTTAGAATTCTCTGCGTTCTTGGAACAACAACAAGACCAAGACACA TATAACAAACACCTGTTTGTGCACATTGGGCAGTCAAGCCCCAGCTACAATGACCCCTACCTCGAGGCAGTGGATATCCGGCAGATCTATGACAAGTTCCCTGAGAAAAAAGGGGGCCTGAAGGAACTCTTTGAAAGGGGTCCAGCTAATGCCTTCTTCCTTGTCAAATTCTGG GCTGATTTGAACACCAATATTGAAGATGAATCCAGATCTTTCTATGGTGTTTCCAGCCAGTATGAGAGCCCAGAAAACATGGTCATTACCTGTTCCACCAAAGTGTGTTCCTTTGGAAAGCAGGTGGTTGAGAAAGTGGAG ACAGAGTATGCACGCTATGAAAATGGACACTATTCCTATCGCATTCACCGTTCCCCTCTCTGCGAATACATGATAAACTTCATTCATAAACTCAAGCACCTTCCTGAGAAGTATATGATGAACAGTGTGCTGGAGAACTTTACTATCTTACAG GTTGTGACAAACAGGGACACACAGGAGACCTTGCTGTGCATAGCATATGTTTTTGAGGTGTCAACTAGTGACCATGGCGCCCAGCATCACATCTACCGGCTGGTGAAGGACTAG
- the TEAD4 gene encoding transcriptional enhancer factor TEF-3 isoform X3 → MYGRNELIARYIKLRTGKTRTRKQVSSHIQVLARRKAREIQAKLKGTKVSQGAPWNHWLFSFYTTPGHAVSSALLPAVNHSPVPDCSFLPAEDQAAKDKAMQSMATMSSAQIISATAFHSKMALPGLPRPAYPAVSGFWQGALQGQAGSSKDVKPFSQQPYAVQPPLPLAGFESPTGLSSSPSAPAWQGRRVASSKLWMLEFSAFLEQQQDQDTYNKHLFVHIGQSSPSYNDPYLEAVDIRQIYDKFPEKKGGLKELFERGPANAFFLVKFWADLNTNIEDESRSFYGVSSQYESPENMVITCSTKVCSFGKQVVEKVETEYARYENGHYSYRIHRSPLCEYMINFIHKLKHLPEKYMMNSVLENFTILQVVTNRDTQETLLCIAYVFEVSTSDHGAQHHIYRLVKD, encoded by the exons GCCGAAATGAGCTGATTGCCCGCTATATTAAGCTGAGAACAGGGAAAACACGCACAAGGAAACAG GTATCTAGTCACATCCAGGTCCTGGCAAGGCGGAAAGCTAGAGAGATCCAAGCTAAGCTCAAG gGAACGAAGGTGTCTCAGGGAGCTCCGTGGAACCATTGGTTGTTCTCCTTTTACACCACCCCAGGCCATGCTGtgagctctgccctgctgcctgcagtgaaCCATTCCCCAGTACCAGACTGTTCCTTTCTGCCTGCAGAG GACCAGGCAGCTAAAGATAAAGCCATGCAGAGTATGGCTACAATGTCATCTGCCCAGATTATCTCTGCAACTGCCTTCCATAGTAAAATGGCCTTGCCTGGTCTCCCACGACCAGCCTACCCTGCAGTTTCTGGG TTTTGGCAAGGAGCTTTGCAAGGTCAAGCTGGATCTTCGAAAGA CGTGAAACCTTTTTCTCAACAACCTTACGCTGTACAGCCTCCGCTGCCATTAGCAG GGTTTGAGTCTCCTACTGGCCTCTCATCTTCCCCATCAGCACCAGCTTGGCAAGGACGAAGGGTTGCTAGCTCCAAACTTTGGATGTTAGAATTCTCTGCGTTCTTGGAACAACAACAAGACCAAGACACA TATAACAAACACCTGTTTGTGCACATTGGGCAGTCAAGCCCCAGCTACAATGACCCCTACCTCGAGGCAGTGGATATCCGGCAGATCTATGACAAGTTCCCTGAGAAAAAAGGGGGCCTGAAGGAACTCTTTGAAAGGGGTCCAGCTAATGCCTTCTTCCTTGTCAAATTCTGG GCTGATTTGAACACCAATATTGAAGATGAATCCAGATCTTTCTATGGTGTTTCCAGCCAGTATGAGAGCCCAGAAAACATGGTCATTACCTGTTCCACCAAAGTGTGTTCCTTTGGAAAGCAGGTGGTTGAGAAAGTGGAG ACAGAGTATGCACGCTATGAAAATGGACACTATTCCTATCGCATTCACCGTTCCCCTCTCTGCGAATACATGATAAACTTCATTCATAAACTCAAGCACCTTCCTGAGAAGTATATGATGAACAGTGTGCTGGAGAACTTTACTATCTTACAG GTTGTGACAAACAGGGACACACAGGAGACCTTGCTGTGCATAGCATATGTTTTTGAGGTGTCAACTAGTGACCATGGCGCCCAGCATCACATCTACCGGCTGGTGAAGGACTAG
- the TEAD4 gene encoding transcriptional enhancer factor TEF-3 isoform X1: MEHFTSHSAGRNELIARYIKLRTGKTRTRKQVSSHIQVLARRKAREIQAKLKDQAAKDKAMQSMATMSSAQIISATAFHSKMALPGLPRPAYPAVSGFWQGALQGQAGSSKDVKPFSQQPYAVQPPLPLAGFESPTGLSSSPSAPAWQGRRVASSKLWMLEFSAFLEQQQDQDTYNKHLFVHIGQSSPSYNDPYLEAVDIRQIYDKFPEKKGGLKELFERGPANAFFLVKFWADLNTNIEDESRSFYGVSSQYESPENMVITCSTKVCSFGKQVVEKVETEYARYENGHYSYRIHRSPLCEYMINFIHKLKHLPEKYMMNSVLENFTILQVVTNRDTQETLLCIAYVFEVSTSDHGAQHHIYRLVKD; the protein is encoded by the exons GCCGAAATGAGCTGATTGCCCGCTATATTAAGCTGAGAACAGGGAAAACACGCACAAGGAAACAG GTATCTAGTCACATCCAGGTCCTGGCAAGGCGGAAAGCTAGAGAGATCCAAGCTAAGCTCAAG GACCAGGCAGCTAAAGATAAAGCCATGCAGAGTATGGCTACAATGTCATCTGCCCAGATTATCTCTGCAACTGCCTTCCATAGTAAAATGGCCTTGCCTGGTCTCCCACGACCAGCCTACCCTGCAGTTTCTGGG TTTTGGCAAGGAGCTTTGCAAGGTCAAGCTGGATCTTCGAAAGA CGTGAAACCTTTTTCTCAACAACCTTACGCTGTACAGCCTCCGCTGCCATTAGCAG GGTTTGAGTCTCCTACTGGCCTCTCATCTTCCCCATCAGCACCAGCTTGGCAAGGACGAAGGGTTGCTAGCTCCAAACTTTGGATGTTAGAATTCTCTGCGTTCTTGGAACAACAACAAGACCAAGACACA TATAACAAACACCTGTTTGTGCACATTGGGCAGTCAAGCCCCAGCTACAATGACCCCTACCTCGAGGCAGTGGATATCCGGCAGATCTATGACAAGTTCCCTGAGAAAAAAGGGGGCCTGAAGGAACTCTTTGAAAGGGGTCCAGCTAATGCCTTCTTCCTTGTCAAATTCTGG GCTGATTTGAACACCAATATTGAAGATGAATCCAGATCTTTCTATGGTGTTTCCAGCCAGTATGAGAGCCCAGAAAACATGGTCATTACCTGTTCCACCAAAGTGTGTTCCTTTGGAAAGCAGGTGGTTGAGAAAGTGGAG ACAGAGTATGCACGCTATGAAAATGGACACTATTCCTATCGCATTCACCGTTCCCCTCTCTGCGAATACATGATAAACTTCATTCATAAACTCAAGCACCTTCCTGAGAAGTATATGATGAACAGTGTGCTGGAGAACTTTACTATCTTACAG GTTGTGACAAACAGGGACACACAGGAGACCTTGCTGTGCATAGCATATGTTTTTGAGGTGTCAACTAGTGACCATGGCGCCCAGCATCACATCTACCGGCTGGTGAAGGACTAG
- the TEAD4 gene encoding transcriptional enhancer factor TEF-3 isoform X5 gives MYGRNELIARYIKLRTGKTRTRKQVSSHIQVLARRKAREIQAKLKDQAAKDKAMQSMATMSSAQIISATAFHSKMALPGLPRPAYPAVSGFWQGALQGQAGSSKDVKPFSQQPYAVQPPLPLAGFESPTGLSSSPSAPAWQGRRVASSKLWMLEFSAFLEQQQDQDTYNKHLFVHIGQSSPSYNDPYLEAVDIRQIYDKFPEKKGGLKELFERGPANAFFLVKFWADLNTNIEDESRSFYGVSSQYESPENMVITCSTKVCSFGKQVVEKVETEYARYENGHYSYRIHRSPLCEYMINFIHKLKHLPEKYMMNSVLENFTILQRDMSYGCWHSLLCIALQSCSLSSRLNIFYPPLPTVELKNGHA, from the exons GCCGAAATGAGCTGATTGCCCGCTATATTAAGCTGAGAACAGGGAAAACACGCACAAGGAAACAG GTATCTAGTCACATCCAGGTCCTGGCAAGGCGGAAAGCTAGAGAGATCCAAGCTAAGCTCAAG GACCAGGCAGCTAAAGATAAAGCCATGCAGAGTATGGCTACAATGTCATCTGCCCAGATTATCTCTGCAACTGCCTTCCATAGTAAAATGGCCTTGCCTGGTCTCCCACGACCAGCCTACCCTGCAGTTTCTGGG TTTTGGCAAGGAGCTTTGCAAGGTCAAGCTGGATCTTCGAAAGA CGTGAAACCTTTTTCTCAACAACCTTACGCTGTACAGCCTCCGCTGCCATTAGCAG GGTTTGAGTCTCCTACTGGCCTCTCATCTTCCCCATCAGCACCAGCTTGGCAAGGACGAAGGGTTGCTAGCTCCAAACTTTGGATGTTAGAATTCTCTGCGTTCTTGGAACAACAACAAGACCAAGACACA TATAACAAACACCTGTTTGTGCACATTGGGCAGTCAAGCCCCAGCTACAATGACCCCTACCTCGAGGCAGTGGATATCCGGCAGATCTATGACAAGTTCCCTGAGAAAAAAGGGGGCCTGAAGGAACTCTTTGAAAGGGGTCCAGCTAATGCCTTCTTCCTTGTCAAATTCTGG GCTGATTTGAACACCAATATTGAAGATGAATCCAGATCTTTCTATGGTGTTTCCAGCCAGTATGAGAGCCCAGAAAACATGGTCATTACCTGTTCCACCAAAGTGTGTTCCTTTGGAAAGCAGGTGGTTGAGAAAGTGGAG ACAGAGTATGCACGCTATGAAAATGGACACTATTCCTATCGCATTCACCGTTCCCCTCTCTGCGAATACATGATAAACTTCATTCATAAACTCAAGCACCTTCCTGAGAAGTATATGATGAACAGTGTGCTGGAGAACTTTACTATCTTACAG AGAGACATGTCATATGGGTGCTGGCACAGCCTTTTATGCATTGCATTGCAGTCTTGCTCCCTGAGCAGCAGGCTGAACATTTTCTACCCCCCACTCCCCACTGTGGAGCTGAAAAATGGTCATGCTTAA
- the TEAD4 gene encoding transcriptional enhancer factor TEF-3 isoform X2 → MYGRNELIARYIKLRTGKTRTRKQVSSHIQVLARRKAREIQAKLKGTKVSQGAPWNHWLFSFYTTPGHAVSSALLPAVNHSPVPDCSFLPAEDQAAKDKAMQSMATMSSAQIISATAFHSKMALPGLPRPAYPAVSGFWQGALQGQAGSSKDVKPFSQQPYAVQPPLPLAGFESPTGLSSSPSAPAWQGRRVASSKLWMLEFSAFLEQQQDQDTYNKHLFVHIGQSSPSYNDPYLEAVDIRQIYDKFPEKKGGLKELFERGPANAFFLVKFWADLNTNIEDESRSFYGVSSQYESPENMVITCSTKVCSFGKQVVEKVETEYARYENGHYSYRIHRSPLCEYMINFIHKLKHLPEKYMMNSVLENFTILQRDMSYGCWHSLLCIALQSCSLSSRLNIFYPPLPTVELKNGHA, encoded by the exons GCCGAAATGAGCTGATTGCCCGCTATATTAAGCTGAGAACAGGGAAAACACGCACAAGGAAACAG GTATCTAGTCACATCCAGGTCCTGGCAAGGCGGAAAGCTAGAGAGATCCAAGCTAAGCTCAAG gGAACGAAGGTGTCTCAGGGAGCTCCGTGGAACCATTGGTTGTTCTCCTTTTACACCACCCCAGGCCATGCTGtgagctctgccctgctgcctgcagtgaaCCATTCCCCAGTACCAGACTGTTCCTTTCTGCCTGCAGAG GACCAGGCAGCTAAAGATAAAGCCATGCAGAGTATGGCTACAATGTCATCTGCCCAGATTATCTCTGCAACTGCCTTCCATAGTAAAATGGCCTTGCCTGGTCTCCCACGACCAGCCTACCCTGCAGTTTCTGGG TTTTGGCAAGGAGCTTTGCAAGGTCAAGCTGGATCTTCGAAAGA CGTGAAACCTTTTTCTCAACAACCTTACGCTGTACAGCCTCCGCTGCCATTAGCAG GGTTTGAGTCTCCTACTGGCCTCTCATCTTCCCCATCAGCACCAGCTTGGCAAGGACGAAGGGTTGCTAGCTCCAAACTTTGGATGTTAGAATTCTCTGCGTTCTTGGAACAACAACAAGACCAAGACACA TATAACAAACACCTGTTTGTGCACATTGGGCAGTCAAGCCCCAGCTACAATGACCCCTACCTCGAGGCAGTGGATATCCGGCAGATCTATGACAAGTTCCCTGAGAAAAAAGGGGGCCTGAAGGAACTCTTTGAAAGGGGTCCAGCTAATGCCTTCTTCCTTGTCAAATTCTGG GCTGATTTGAACACCAATATTGAAGATGAATCCAGATCTTTCTATGGTGTTTCCAGCCAGTATGAGAGCCCAGAAAACATGGTCATTACCTGTTCCACCAAAGTGTGTTCCTTTGGAAAGCAGGTGGTTGAGAAAGTGGAG ACAGAGTATGCACGCTATGAAAATGGACACTATTCCTATCGCATTCACCGTTCCCCTCTCTGCGAATACATGATAAACTTCATTCATAAACTCAAGCACCTTCCTGAGAAGTATATGATGAACAGTGTGCTGGAGAACTTTACTATCTTACAG AGAGACATGTCATATGGGTGCTGGCACAGCCTTTTATGCATTGCATTGCAGTCTTGCTCCCTGAGCAGCAGGCTGAACATTTTCTACCCCCCACTCCCCACTGTGGAGCTGAAAAATGGTCATGCTTAA